The following are from one region of the Pseudomonas putida genome:
- the serB gene encoding phosphoserine phosphatase SerB, producing MREIVLINITGEDRPGLTAAITGVLLQGGVSILDIGLAVMHGTLSFGILVDIPDNEVATALLQSVQAKAHELNLQARYTPISEADYQHWADGQGEARHIVTLLSRKITPVQLQRVSAVISQYGLTIERIERLSARVALDAETDKGKAAIEISVRGVPSDSQALRADFFALAEELSVDIAFQKDDLFRRNRRLAVFDMDSTLIEAEVIDELAKAAGVGEQVAAITERAMRGELDFRASFKERMALLKGLDVGVLDEIGASLRLTEGAENLFAELKRLGYKTAILSGGFTYFARQVQARLGIDYVFANELEVVDGKVTGVAVEPIVDAQRKAELLQKLASEEGLQLEQTIAVGDGANDLPMLSLAGLGVAFRAKPLVRQSAKQAISTLGLDGVLYLLGLRDRDARG from the coding sequence GTGCGCGAAATCGTCCTGATCAACATCACCGGTGAGGACCGTCCCGGTCTCACTGCGGCTATCACCGGCGTCCTGCTGCAGGGCGGTGTGAGCATCCTCGACATTGGCCTGGCAGTCATGCACGGCACCTTGTCGTTCGGCATTCTGGTCGATATCCCGGACAACGAAGTGGCTACCGCCCTGCTGCAAAGCGTGCAGGCCAAGGCCCACGAACTGAACCTGCAAGCCCGCTACACGCCGATTTCCGAGGCCGACTACCAGCACTGGGCCGATGGCCAGGGCGAGGCGCGCCACATTGTCACCCTGCTCAGCCGCAAGATCACCCCCGTGCAGCTGCAACGGGTGAGTGCAGTGATCAGCCAGTACGGGCTGACCATCGAGCGTATCGAGCGCCTGTCGGCCCGTGTGGCGCTGGATGCCGAGACCGACAAGGGCAAGGCGGCCATCGAGATCTCTGTGCGCGGTGTGCCGAGTGACTCCCAGGCCCTGCGTGCCGATTTCTTCGCCCTGGCTGAAGAGCTGAGCGTCGACATCGCCTTCCAGAAGGACGACCTGTTCCGCCGCAACCGCCGCCTGGCGGTGTTCGACATGGACTCGACGCTGATCGAAGCCGAAGTCATCGACGAGCTGGCCAAGGCCGCTGGCGTGGGTGAGCAGGTGGCCGCGATCACCGAGCGCGCCATGCGCGGTGAGCTGGACTTTCGCGCCAGCTTCAAGGAGCGCATGGCGCTGCTCAAGGGCCTGGATGTAGGTGTACTGGACGAGATCGGTGCGTCGCTGCGCCTGACCGAGGGTGCCGAGAACCTGTTCGCCGAGCTCAAGCGCCTGGGTTACAAGACGGCGATCCTGTCCGGTGGGTTTACCTACTTTGCCCGTCAGGTGCAGGCGCGCCTGGGTATCGACTATGTGTTCGCCAACGAGCTGGAAGTGGTCGACGGCAAGGTGACCGGCGTAGCCGTGGAGCCGATCGTCGATGCCCAGCGCAAGGCCGAGCTGCTGCAGAAGCTGGCCAGCGAAGAAGGTTTGCAGCTGGAGCAGACCATCGCCGTGGGTGACGGTGCCAACGACCTGCCGATGCTGTCGCTGGCCGGCCTGGGCGTGGCGTTCCGGGCCAAGCCGCTGGTGCGTCAGTCGGCCAAGCAGGCGATTTCCACCCTGGGGCTGGATGGGGTGCTTTACCTGCTGGGGCTGCGAGACCGCGACGCGCGCGGCTGA
- the asd gene encoding archaetidylserine decarboxylase (Phosphatidylserine decarboxylase is synthesized as a single chain precursor. Generation of the pyruvoyl active site from a Ser is coupled to cleavage of a Gly-Ser bond between the larger (beta) and smaller (alpha chains). It is an integral membrane protein.), which translates to MKSRLFIISQYLLPHHLLSRLAGCIAECRVRWFKNAFTAWFAKRYQVNMSEALVEDLSAYEHFNAFFTRALKPGARPLDETPGAILCPADGAVSQLGPIEHGRIFQAKGHGFSAQELLGGDPAMAAPFMGGEFATIYLSPKDYHRVHMPLAGTLREMVYVPGRLFSVNQTTAENVPELFARNERVVCLFDTERGPMAVVLVGAMIVASIETVWAGLVTPPKRELKTFRYDEASRAPIHLEKGAELGRFKLGSTAIVLFGPEQVKWAETLGAGSAVRMGQQLAVPVQA; encoded by the coding sequence ATGAAATCCCGTTTGTTCATCATCAGCCAGTACCTGCTGCCGCACCACCTGCTGTCGCGGCTGGCCGGTTGCATCGCCGAGTGCCGCGTGCGCTGGTTCAAGAATGCCTTCACCGCATGGTTCGCCAAGCGTTACCAGGTCAACATGAGCGAAGCGCTGGTCGAGGACCTGAGCGCCTACGAGCACTTCAATGCATTCTTCACCCGAGCCCTGAAGCCGGGTGCCCGCCCGCTGGACGAGACCCCCGGCGCCATCCTGTGCCCGGCCGACGGTGCCGTCAGCCAGCTTGGCCCGATCGAGCACGGCCGCATCTTCCAGGCCAAGGGCCACGGTTTCAGCGCGCAGGAGCTGCTGGGCGGTGACCCGGCCATGGCCGCGCCATTCATGGGCGGCGAGTTCGCCACCATCTACCTGTCGCCCAAGGACTACCACCGCGTGCACATGCCGCTGGCCGGTACCCTGCGTGAAATGGTCTACGTTCCGGGCCGCCTGTTCTCGGTCAACCAGACCACCGCAGAGAACGTCCCCGAGCTGTTCGCCCGCAACGAGCGCGTGGTCTGCCTGTTCGATACCGAGCGCGGGCCGATGGCCGTGGTGCTGGTTGGCGCAATGATCGTCGCTTCGATCGAAACCGTGTGGGCCGGGCTGGTGACGCCACCCAAGCGTGAACTGAAGACCTTCCGCTACGACGAAGCCAGCCGCGCACCAATCCACCTGGAGAAAGGTGCCGAACTGGGCCGCTTCAAGCTGGGGTCGACTGCTATCGTGCTGTTCGGGCCGGAGCAGGTGAAGTGGGCCGAAACGCTGGGTGCCGGCTCTGCTGTGCGCATGGGGCAGCAGTTGGCGGTGCCTGTGCAGGCTTGA